A window of Miscanthus floridulus cultivar M001 chromosome 12, ASM1932011v1, whole genome shotgun sequence genomic DNA:
ATCCTGGGTGAATCAAGTCATCCTGCACCATGAGGGAAGGAGAAATCCAGAAGACAAAGCCGTGTGGGATGGAGGAGGGAATCTACACGGGAGGAAGCAGGAGAAAGATACGAGTAGAGCAACCAAACACAGGCGAATACACCAAAGGATGCGGGATGGGCCAAATGACGATCCGGTTCggacaaccaatcacgccctatatCAACGAGCAGATGACGACTGCCCAGGCAACCGCCTGAAACGAAAATACTCAGAACTGCTAGGTGCTAGCACGGTTTCTGAGGACGAATAAAATGAACGTGTGATTCGGGTACTTTAAAACTAAAACTGAGCATGCTGTTACCATGCCTACATGTTGCAAAGATCTATCACCTGTGTGTGTTGTCTGGTACTTCGGTTTGAATAACGGGAATTTTCAATTTTTCATTCATATCAATTGAGTGACACTTTTCGTTTATATCACCAAACCATATCATTGGGACAAGATGTATACTAATGTCTACATCTGTACTGTACTGTATTTCGCATTATCAGGCCCTTTCCTCCTGTTATCATTATATTTGATTGGAGTGTTAACCAATGGTGTGGTTATTGAATTATTGGTCTTACAACATATTATACTTTAGAGTTATAGTCATTTGGTACTGCTCTGTAGTGGTTCTTGTGTAATCGTAATTTCAGTTACCTGCCCATGGTGTGGTCTGCTATGTAGGGTAAAAATAGAGTTGTTCATATCCAAAGCTACCCCTATTGTAATCGGAATTAGATCTGACTTATGACTTGCATTTACGGCGCCATTGCACAGTAAGCAAAAACCCTTTGTTATTTCCCAAGTTCTAAACTTACATGAATGTTCTCACTATTATGCCTGGCAGATAGCATATCCAGGTGATAAGGTTCAGATGATTATTCTCATGATGTATTTTCGTTCGTAGCTCTGAATTTAGATGGGTGCTCTGAATCTTATGCCTACAGGAGAGCATATTGTGCTTGCGAAAAGGTTAGGTCAGATGATTAACCACATGATGTATTCTCTTTCTGATGCACACTCTCTGAAGGGAAAAAAAGGATCCAGCTAACATCATGGAACAGACAATCAGATAATCACTATTCAATGTAATCCCTATAGAAATTTATATATGAAAAAATTACAGAACTAATGACACCATCCTAACCCGGTAGACGTAGATTATGTGCTACCTCTTGCTTCTCTGTTGCCGCTGGTTCCGTCCATTTTCTTTAGGCTGTGTACTAGAGTTTCATACTGTGCTTAGCCGGTTAGGCCTGATCCAAAGAATCCCATGTGTTCTCAGGCTCGGAGCATAGATAATAGATATGGTTAGGTCTTGGAGAATAGAAAGCTTAAGTTGTTCTGGCTGTTTCTTTGCTCGActagatgatgataatgatagaaGTGAAATGCTGGATAAGAGTAGACAGCTGCGACCTACCTGCTGAGCAGCCAACAGGGCTTGCATGATTAAGAGATTTATGTGATTCTTGCAATTAACCCAAGGTGTTCCATGCAAAACTAAGGAGTAAAGGTCACTACATGTGATATATAAAACTGCAGTACTTTTATGCATAGTTCATAAATGTTTACTGCTATAACAtgtctaagggcctgtttggtagggctccagCTCCTCCAAAAACAGCTCCGGTTTCGACTCTTATAAAGGAGCAGATTCTCTTAGAGAGCTGAAGCCGTTTTTTTTaccgtttggcaaaacagcttctCCGGGTGGCAAAAGGAGTAAAAAGTCCATAGTACccttttttctattttctcttttctttttttaatacTTTTCCTACCTTATCCAATTGCTTGCGGTTGCAACCACACGCCCGCAACGCGAGTACGCACGCGTCTTCAACCTCTGGAGCGACCGAGCGACTGGAGGCCGCACGCTcatcccgccgccgccggcgcatgGGAGTACGCCCGGCCATGGGCCACCGGCGCCACGCCGCCCTCCCCCACGCTAGCTCCTCCTCCGCGCGCCCTCTGTCCCGCACCTGCCCGCGCTCCTCCGCCCACAGCGCCGCGCCGTAGACTCCGGCTGTCCGGTCCTGGCCACGCCCGTGTTCGCCACGAGCGTCGGCGCCCACGCCGGGGGCAAATTCGCCCAGGGCCCCACGATCTGAGCACGGAGCCAGGTGAAGCTCGATTTTTTTGGCTCCCATCGACCGATCTCGCACCAGAGAGCGCAATATGCGGGGCTCCTTCGTCGGAGCACCTGCCTCTGTACCCGTTTGGCTGTGGGAGCTAAAAAACAGCTCCAGGAGCTGGTTGAGAATCCCTACCAAAGGGGCTCCGACAATTGCTATGTGCATTCGGGTTAAAAAACTGCAAGAGGATCATGACGCAGAAGGACATGCACCATCATTTGTCTCTTTGAGGGTGCAAAATGCATGAGAAATCTGTTTGATGTTAAAATCACCATAAAAATTTGAAAGCCCAGATTCCTTAGATTTCCTTTGACCAACTATGGCTAAGCATGGTTCCGCTTGCCTCATTATTTTCCTGCTCAATgtttcaaaaaatatatatattttcctGCTCATTTTTCACTTGCTTTTATCAATTTGTCAGTTCATCCCTTTTGCTTTCCTCCATAATTTATTTGAACAAAATGCTACTCCAAGCCAAAAATAAAGAAATAAGTAATATTGCAAAACTTCCGCTGTATAGAACTTACATGCTATGTGAGGGCTTCAATAAAATAAGATCCACAATGAATAATATTGTATACTACCCTGCCCTAAAAAAGCATGACATTTTACTattctagcattcaaaatttgtcccAAAAACTTGTTACTTTAGCCTACTAAACAAGGAACATTAGCCATTAGCCTTGTTTAGGACAAACAATACATATTTCACTTGGAAGTCCTGAAGGCTCACAAGAACATACTACTTTTGAATCAAACATTCCTACATGCACCAAGAAGCAAAGCGTACCACTACTGCCAAAAGAGCAAATACTATTTTTGATTCAAACATTCAAACATGCACCAAGCAAAGCGTACCACTATCACTTGCCAAAGAGCAAGTTCATTATGCCATCGAACACTTGCCCCCGCTTCACAGTGCCGCCACGCACGGCCTCCTCGTCTGGTACGAACCCCTTCCCCTTCATCGTCTCTAGCAGCACTTTCCCCTCTTCCACTTTCTCCATCCTCAGATACGCCTCAAACGCGGCCAGATACGTCGCCACATTCGGCCGCATCCCGCGGTCGAGCATCTCCACTAGGTACTTGCCGGCTTCCGCGCACCGGTCGCTGGCCGCGAGCCCCCTGACAAGCACGGCCAGCGTGTACGCGTTGGGCACGACGCTGGACGCCAGCATGCGGTCGTAGGTGCGCACGGCGTCGAGCCAGTGCGCGGGGCCGGCGTTGGCATAGGCCTTGAGGACGGCGGTGTGGGCGACGACGTCGGGCATGGAGCCCTTATCCTTAATGACGGCGAAGAGCGCGAGAGCTTCGTGGGTGAGCCCGTCCTTGGACAATCCGTCGAACATCTTGATGGCGTAATCGGTGAGGCCCTCTTTCCGCATCCTGTGGAAGATCTCCTGTAGGTTGGTGGGGTCGGACGGCTCGGCAACGGCGGGCTTCTTGCTGAAGGGGTCGTAGTAGGGGGGAGGTAGTTCATCCTTCTTCGCCGTGGACGGGGGTGGATGTGAGGAGCTGTCAGCGTCGTCGTCGGACCAGTCGAAAGCAACTGATGAGTTGGTGTTGGAGCTCCGGTGGGGAGGTGGGGAAGTGGTGGAGGAGAGGAGACGGCTGGTGTTGGATACGGAGGTGGAGGAAACCCCACGCAGTAGGCggcgaacggcggcggcggctgccatgGGAAAGGAGAGCGGGGTGACTGAGTGgaatttttttaacactttttaaaactaattttaaatttatatttttttaaaaaaactaacacttctgTTCCCTTACCTCATCCGAACTTTATACAGTTCTCTTACCTCATCTAAACTTTGTTCTGCGTTAATCTTGCTGCCGCAGGCCATACCAGGTAAATTTGCTAAACATTTCGGAGACAAAATAGAAGAAAGTATTACTCTTGAATCACTTGGCGGTTATACTTTTGATGTTCAAGTTGCAAAGAATATGGGCAGAATAGTGCTTCAATCTGGGTGGAGGTCATTTATTAGTGCCCATGACTTgaaaaagatggacttcttggtATTCAAATATGATGGAATGTATCGGATGAAGGTTCTGATATTTGATCCTGGTTGCGAGAAAGTACCACCATGTTTTGTCACGAAAAATGCTATTAGTGGTGGACGGAAGAGAGAAGAACCCATTGACATTTCAAGCAGCTATGCTATTCTTCCCATAAGAAcacctgtcggtgttttggaccggcgggtcctcaaccaactagtaaaaatatactgcgtgcccctaatcccgaatggtgatgcaaagagacacaaggtttatactggttcaggcgatagatgccctacgtccagtctaagagatcgatcttgtatttcttgcacctgaggtgcttgtagtagggggttacaagcaggacgagagagagagctagtcccaggtctctgcgtggagcggtgtgggttgcttgagatgttgatctcaggcaacgGGGAAGCGTGCGTATTACAGAGTGTTGAGCGTGTGTTCGTCTGAGCGTCTACGCATGAGTTTGTGAACCCATGAGCTCGCATGCTCGTGTCTCGTGAGTATCTGTCTGTGTTCCCCCTAAAAATagccccggtctctcccttttatagttgaaggggggacaggggtgatacatgtgttcgctacgtggcgtcttgtgagcggaggtggcgtgttcgagccctgtagcttgccactgtggcggcatggtcgacggagcggtcttgtccttgatgtactggagcgacgcgccggtcacgcccgatcttgtgcgacgtgggagctctagtgatagcttgacgtaggGGATGGCACATGCTGTGGACGACGCGTCGGTCACTGTATGCCGACAGCGTAAAgaaccgaggcccagtcggtgcagaggccgaaCCATCATGGGGGGTTCGGCGGGCACGAAtcccgaggctaccgagaccctaAAGCGGATTACCGAGGCTCGAAGGGAAcagttggtcctgtacattgattccgaggctacaggtacctagacttgactccccacgctgtGTTATCCTCGGGGCTAggattaggtagcacagtgcagtgtgggcgtcagtcgtgggcacagtaccgagcataGCAGCCAGtagcccctgccccgtcctgtcccggacggcatggtgttgatgcgacttcccatctcgtcggtcactccgctgtgtcgagccatcgtccggctgatgttgcaggagtggttggtcgcgttagttggacATGACGTTCTATCAGGGAGATcgatcgaggcggaggcgacggggttgttgccgagccggcctcgagcgaggcggagaatcggcacctcgtccgaggctttacgtgcgaggcctcgagcgagatagagaatcggttccccgtctgaggccttacgtgcggggcctcgagcgagacagagaatcagttccccgtctgaggccttacgtgtggggcctcgagcgagacggagaatcggttccccgtccaagaccttacgtgcggggcctcgagcgagacggagaatcggttccccgtccaaggccttacgtgcggggcctcgagtgagATGGAGAATTGATAccccgtctgaggccttacgtgcggggcctcgagcgaattGGTAGCCTCGGATAAGGCGGAGGTTAGCCGGTAGTCGTCCCTTGGCTTCGATTTCGAcagggtctaagcaattttttcggttcttgcttaggggaccctttttatggtacccgacagtagcccccgagcctcggagAGAGTGTGAACGCTCTCCctaaggttttgatgagacttagCTTGCGACAGCTCCTGGTGGGATGGCGTTTTGTACTCGAGaccttggtgggtgcgcgcgagcgcacccgctgggtgtagccttgaggccctagaggagtggatttattccttcaTGGGCTTTTCACGTGTttgaggggttttatcgcgtttgccgagcccacaagtgcgagttcgggtcgctgggtctcggcttggttgcaagaagagcccccgagcctccgcgcggagcgagagagcgattaggagtttctctgtctttttttgtgcgaccctcacgcatcttttttgttcggaaggaggggttgtatgccgagccctcgagtgcgagtttaggtcactgggtctcggcttggttacagaaagagcccccgagcctccgcacggagcgagagggcgattgggagtttccctgtcttttttgtccaaccctcgcgcatccttttcgttcggaaggaggggttgtttaccGAGCCCTTGAgtgtgagtttgggtcgctgggtctcagcttggttgcaggaagagcccctgagcctccgcatggagcgagagggtgatcaggagtttccctgtcttcgaggggtacctgggcattgccccccactaggagTTGTGTCTCCACCTCTTCTGggtggggctcaccaccaagccgacgggcacgtggaaggtgatgagggccggcggctacactctccaagtgcaccaaGACCGGTAGCCCCTCTACATCTCGGCCTAGCTCGTGTCATCCAACCGTCattggtacaacagctggttctacctccgcaacaatgatggcggacttcccccctacaccgggcaggTCGTGGAGAGCCAACCGGAGAAGTAGAGGTACGACGTCCCGGTGGtcgatcagcccaagctgtagctgctcctggaggggctagagaggctacgcAGCCGTGGCCTTATGGTGGCTAtggtcgtggtggccttccaccgccggagggtgctgccgctgatggctcagcggcggTGCCTATTCGACAtgacaccggatgagccgatcgatggCGTCCGGATGTCCACCGTCGCCCTCTCCGACAAGGAGATTCTtcatcgggtgagagagacggtggaggggcggctgaggaGTAGTGATCTGACCCCATTCACGATGCGCCCGTCGTAGGGGTACCTCTCTCTAGTAAGTCATGCACCGCTATGGCCCCCAaggcctcctcgttcctcacCATTTCTTATTCCTTTATTTGTGTTCATTGTtcttgcaggggatgagggacatacGAGCCTCCTCGCCGCCCGTTCCTAAGGACGCAGAGCGGCGGGTGGTGatccgggcgcacgccgaggcgcaaaagaagcgaaaggacgccgaggaggcaaagcgcaagaggaagaaccttgagcgcgAAGAGCTAGAGAAACATCGCCGACATCAGAGGCACGAGGGTCTCCCGATGGAGCTATCCTCGTCACTGTTGTTATCAGATTCCTCGAGCGATGACGGCGAGAGCGAGGCGGGGCGAGGtatcctagaccatctccctgacattagGGGGACGGCGTTTGGGGCATCGGCGAGCAGCCCGACgtttctaggaggaggaggagaggacaccTCAGGGCCGACGCTCGCCCGCCCTAGGGCCGAGGCTGATGCGCCCGAGGCATGGGCGTTAGGGAAGCGCGCCGTCAGCTCAGTGGGCTCAacggcggaggtggagcaggcggcggcgggggcgatgCAACTACCCCTGTAGAGGGTTGAGGGGCACCGAAGGCCGGCGAGGGCCGGCCGGCACCGGTGGACACGGAGgccatgccaccgccgccgccgctgccgttgcagaggagggacGTTGTGTCGAAGTGGttgtgtccccgttcgaggtgagtgttttttcggCGGAGTTGGCAGCATCTCCTATTCGTTCCTTGGTCATATGCTAACCTTGTCGGTGCTTTGTCTTCAGCCGAAAGCATCAGGCAGAAGTGCCCACCCTagcgccacgtaaggcgctcaaggtgagcaccagctccacctcccaatgggtggtggaggcgcaagccaccaTACAACATGGCACGGCATCGgcaagggccgacccgaaggagctggtCGCCCAGGGAGAAGCTACCAAGGCAGCCACGAAGCAAGCGAAGGAGGAGGAGCCTACGCTCCACGAGGCTGAGGCccgtgagtcagatggggccgaggcgccctTAGTCGCCGAGtccaccgagggcgaggccgaggccccccAGACTTCCAAGGCCAAGGTGACGAAGGTCGGGGTGCCCAGGACCACTGAggccgaggtggtggaggtcTGAGCCCCTGGGACCACTGAGGCTGGGGTGGTGGAGGCCGGCGTGAGCGCGGTGAAGCCGGCGGCCCAGGAAGCGGAGACAGAGGCGGGGCAAGCTTCAATACTGCCCCTGGTCCAAGGCCCACCGCCGTCGTAGGAGAGCGCCCAGGAAGtagaggtccattcgatctcctccgacgatacttcctaggggaaggaggtggcggatgccgaggtggccaacaccatggagcagccagctctgacctctggcgagggaagctcgacCCTCGTGTGGGTAcagcccgagccccgtgggtgggatcacccgcgtgtcttgtggcggagctgggatgaccctaagggggagcctctattcgccctcgaggacgcagccAAGGAGGGGCGCTAGAGCTCTTTCGAGCAATACCTCCGtttggcggagcggtcgctgcggacagcaCTATCCGTCATGGCGGACGATCTGCCCGGTGTTGCCCAGGTATGCATCTTCTTTTCTCATGCGATGTCGTCTTTTTCTAAGTTTTCTCGCAGtgcatgacccctgttctgcctatctaggagctcaaggcccggtccctcgggaagtcgttgttcctttggtgggagagggacatctaggaccagctctggtagcagaaggacctgctcaccaatgccaacgagcttctatcggcatggaggtggaggtggaggacctctgccttcgctgtgctgatatgaaggctgaggcggccatggctcgggagcaggctgcccctttggcggcgcggatcaaggagctggaggaggagctgactcgGGTGGCCGGTGAGCAGGACACCTTTAGGTCccaggctgaagaagcgacggcctctgccaaggccattgctgggcagctaggggcggagcagggcgcgcacctgctgacgaaaggtgccctggtgaaggccctcaaggtggctgaggcctcTCGGGCCGAGGCTTTGGTCTagaagggaaaggccgagggtgagtcttgttccccttgttttatttgtatttcttgtgttcgacccctaactccctaatgtgatgcagagctggagagggaggcttccagggcggatGAGGCCTCTAGGGTCAAGGTccagcgctggaaagagaaagccgagggtgagtcccataggccttcgcccctgtttggcttattttcttttgcgGTTAACCCCATCCTACTTGTCTCagcgtagggttggagaaggaggcttcccgggcagctgaggcctctgcTGAAGTGCAAGCGATGCTCGAGGCTGAGATTGGGGAGCACAATGCGCTGTAGAGCGCCGCCCGTACCGCCtgtgaggccctagaggttggggggtcgagtcgggcagctcccttgggagccacttgatcgcgttgagcgACCAAGTGCGTGAGCGACTCCGGGAGGTGCTGCACAtgggcgtcaagcgtgccctggccatCGTCTCTTCGCACTACGCTggcgtcgacctcgaggccattagtgatggctatgtcttagctaaggatgaggaggaggccgatgaggaggtcacgaagctaatggaggcggctgagggccTTGGCGTGGCACTGgcgaagctgttcgaagaggaggtggttcctcccacgccATCCACCGATGCTGGAGACCTTGAggcttgacctgggccaaaggggccatgtaaacagATTAGGATTATCGTACCgtgacgcttgtggccgtcgaggccttttttaaagtacttatgcgtctacgcCTTTTAattgtttttattgtatttccgagcctctgccctctgtcttgttCCTGAACATATcatttgcaaaaaacttcctcagaacctaagctgcccctcggggaaaaggtggtgagggagtgccgtagctcaGAGGCATAGGACGTCTCGTGGCTTGgctggccttttggccctgagatagacttttggtccttaggttttttacaatcgatttgtcagagcacgctagagaTTTTGGCATAGGAGTTTTATTCGAAAAACAATTAAAAAATGGtgcctgggacttaggggggtcccccttctagcccccgagggaggcttggttctgcagaggcagagctgagccTTGTTCGAGCCCTACGGTGGGCACCTCTACAGAGGcaaagccgagtctcccttgtagcgttatcgtaacgctgATCCTCTATCGATAGGTtcgggggggtttctcgaaaaattagaataactaaagaatgcttctttattgtatttcgagaaacaatgtatacaatgcttggaaatttaagggtagaagcgatgtagctattctatgttccaagcgttggtgaggattttgaccttctcgttggctagcttgtacgttccgggctttagcacttgggcgacgatgtacggtccttcccatggcggggtcagcttatggcggcccttgttgctctgcctcagtctcagcaccaggtcacccaccttcaggtcttggcCTCAAATGCGttgggcttgatagcgtcgtagggcttgctggtacttggccgagtgtagcagcgcaacgtctcgggcttcctccagttggtcaagggcgtcctcgcgggcagtgtggttgctttgctcgttgtaggcctatagcctcggggaaccatactccaagtcagtggggaggatggcctcggctccatagactaggaagaacggtgtgaatcctgtGGCtcagctcggagtgttcctcaggctccagatgaccgatgggagttcggtaagccatttcttgccaaatttcttcaaccgattgtatattcttggcttgaggccctataggatcatgttgttggcacgttctacttggcatgatgggcacagtaccgagcacagcggccagTAGCCCCTGTCCTATCCTATCCcagacggcatggtgttgatgcgacttcccatctcatcggtcactccgctgtgtcgagccgtcattTGGCTGacgttgcgggagtggttggttgcGTTAGTTAGACGTGATGTTCTAtcagggagatcggtcgaggcggaggcgacggggttgttgctgAGCCgacctcgagcgaggcgaagaatcggcacctcatccgaggctttacgtgcggggcctcgagtgagatggagaattggttccctgcccgaggccttacgtgcggggcctcaagcgagacggagaattggtttcccatccgaggccttacgtgcggggcctcgagcgagacggagaatcgattccccgtccaaggccttacgtgcggggcctcgagtgagacgaagaatcggttccccgtccaaggccttatgtgcggggcctcgagcgagacggagaattgataccccatctgaggccttacgtgcggggcctcgagcgagacggagaatcgataccccgtccgaggccttacgtgcgaggcctcgagcgaggcggagaatcggtagcctcggacaaggcgGAGGTTAGCTGGTAGTCGTCCCTTGGCTTCGATTtcgacagggtctaagcgatttttttggttcttgcttaggggacccctttttatggtacccgacaacacCAGAAAACTAAAAAGAAAGCATTGAAGCAAAGGGACATGAGTAGAATTAGTATCAATTCATCAAGATCCCTATCCAACTCATCAGGTTGAGTCACAATGTCATCAAACCTAGTAGCATCTATGTATATCTACAAGATTATGACATCATTGTTTTGTTTGGTCATAGGAGGAATGACATCTTCAAAGGGCGATGAAGCACATTCTGTTCCGAGTTACATGCTCCCACGAGGCACCAGCCTTGATAGTATGCAAAAGAAGAAACTAAAAGAGAGACTTCTAGCTATTTGTTTTGAAATCTCCATCTATGTGTGTGTCGTGAAGAAGTCAAACATTTCTAGAAGATCTCAAGCTATGCTGAGTtagttttttctcttttttgttcCAGATTAATATTAATATTGCATTTCAATTGCACGTCCTTCAGCAAGCAGGTTGTTTAGCTTCCTAGACTCCATGaagaaatttacaagctaagtttGATAGAAAACTTTAACTGTTTTGACTTTCGAACACTGAAAACATTTTTCCTCTATAACTAGAAACTCTCCAGAAAATACTCTGATATATGTCTTCCATTGAAGAGCAGAGTGTTGATTCTTTAGTGTCATGGCAAGAGTTGGGAAGTGATTTGCCGTATTCAGGTTCCAAAAGCTCAACGCAAAGTTAAAAGGCTTTGCAAAGGGTGGGCATGGTTTGCACGTGACAACAATTTGCAGCTGGGAGATATCTGCCTCTTTGAGCCACTGAAAACCAAGAAGTACATGATGAATGTG
This region includes:
- the LOC136498664 gene encoding pentatricopeptide repeat-containing protein At4g38150-like, whose protein sequence is MAAAAAVRRLLRGVSSTSVSNTSRLLSSTTSPPPHRSSNTNSSVAFDWSDDDADSSSHPPPSTAKKDELPPPYYDPFSKKPAVAEPSDPTNLQEIFHRMRKEGLTDYAIKMFDGLSKDGLTHEALALFAVIKDKGSMPDVVAHTAVLKAYANAGPAHWLDAVRTYDRMLASSVVPNAYTLAVLVRGLAASDRCAEAGKYLVEMLDRGMRPNVATYLAAFEAYLRMEKVEEGKVLLETMKGKGFVPDEEAVRGGTVKRGQVFDGIMNLLFGK